One Clavelina lepadiformis chromosome 1, kaClaLepa1.1, whole genome shotgun sequence genomic region harbors:
- the LOC143457753 gene encoding zinc finger MIZ domain-containing protein 1-like codes for MNSAAVSQTMRPMTLGPMPGSVPPGSMSSPINQDLHNKQTIDRLQCLQRHLKNPTTFERTTYELIEWCSDARAFQPQFHSCLMNCLKVVNDVVGNPGFDLDLCWRLLSLCYEQRDKLPSAAVGALGSWCNRVQKLMNMASQNLSGTSPAGGHMMNHKMGGYPQPHMSQRTHDHPGWNQSAQQGGPHMPNQHPSLSVITTATVWGVSTTQTPPVPVHSQSSSAYPRPHPVPSNMQSNFNNNYGAPHPKPNSCDSYHNSSVFPPGHRGMGPVRMGHQGPHINPDQSHHPQPAAAAAAAAVAAAAAAATATATATATFLKEHQDQNQMNSYEQMPSNAMPHNHMTDHMMHPGIPPSQHHMPPNSNRNGMHPMVPQANRVRGQMPHNFGRAQSAPTTFQMGPSPRPLTHNGPPMYNSGDPMYNKACRPQQPHGQPPFNGSPNLPSTHFNKTADSPNHMNLHRQASGTPTAPGYSPRLPGSGPSPIHPNLPQHQFYPQTGRPPHPEQMNSFPTSQSARPQFPPHYPEATRFSNCQPPIPGNPTPPLTPGSAHNVPPYPSSIPSVGMNDGKNGATCEPFFPPYQPGFGSAQSPSQPPGTDEMRLTFPVRDGIVLGPFRLEHNLAVSTHAFHLRENVFRTLSERPDLDLQFKCYHHDDVMKHTNWPHSVKVSVNANSLSIPRGMDRTSHKPLYLKKVCQHGRNSIEITVSACCCSHFFVLQLVHRPGIRFVREGLMYKRKLPEINCKTKISRHFASGAIASNNALIINGSSNEQCPTSVRVSLRCPITYRRIQIPARGQDCKHIQCFDLESYLQMNSDNATWRCPICHKNALLEVLQIDEFIQNILKSLQDRDCHQVCIDANCNWTPLPMTSQHEPLSRNSYGPIDHREHNGVIKGDGFNPGNIKQEPTANHTGFGFKQEPLISALSIKQEPHKHRADFPIKPDPDGPPSKRARGNATSPGSSFPAPSPGNSMGYNKMTPDNSSGFPLSYDVTRCPGGNMTTSVSAAHPGNGFLKGGPAMPFSQDMGGGVAMNDLVPIEKRLNPAMSVGANVPGANNPMPGAGNPNIMMSSNSPGRRCMGNPKTPQGPGTPMRPPSSNVLTPQSIGISNNCSTPSSGGHISAPSSNNPTSTHGSLTNPATPVVTLPHSCDTLDPDGGLSALDSLLNGDDANCGGDLDASTLTFDTAGGMKTDNLEIPDNDLMDMFPLNEITSPVTSGANPTTMSSSNTNDDDILSLFD; via the exons ATGAACTCTGCAGCTGTTAGTCAGACGATGAGACCCATGACATTGGGTCCCATGCCCGGATCTGTACCGCCGGGGTCTATGTCCAGCCCAATTAATCAAgacttacacaacaaacaaacaatcgatCGTCTCCAATGCTTACAGAGG CATTTAAAGAATCCTACAACTTTCGAAAGGACAACATACGAACTTATTGAATGGTGCTCCGACGCAAGAGCGTTCCAACCCCAGTTTCATTCTTGCCTCATGAACTGTTTGAAG GTGGTTAATGACGTAGTAGGCAATCCAGGATTTGATCTTGACCTCTGCTGGCGACTCCTCTCTCTTTGCTACGAGCAGAGAGACAAGCTTCCTTCCGCTGCAGTCG GTGCACTTGGCTCCTGGTGCAACAGAGTCCAGAAATTAATGAACATGGCGTCACAAAATCTTTCCGGTACTTCCCCGGCTGGTGGTCACATGATGAATCACAAAATGGGTGGTTACCCACAGCCCCACATGTCGCAAAG GACCCACGACCACCCCGGTTGGAATCAATCAGCGCAGCAGGGGGGTCCCCACATGCCTAATCAGCACCCATCGCTGTCTGTCATCACCACGGCGACCGTCTGGGGAGTATCAACGACCCAGACGCCCCCGGTGCCCGTTCACAGTCAGTCCTCCTCAGCCTATCCCCGCCCCCATCCTGTCCCCAGCAACATGCAGTCGAATTTTAATAACAACTATGGAGCGCCCCATCCAAAACCCAATTCCTGCGACTCTTACCACAATTCCTCGGTGTTTCCCCCCGGGCATCGTGGTATGGGACCGGTTCGAATGGGACACCAGGGCCCCCATATTAACCCAGATCag tctCATCATCCTCAGCCCGCTGCTGCTGCTGCCGCCGCGGCAGTGGCTGCGGCTGCGGCGGCCGCTACCGCCACTGCCACTGCCACAGCGACCTTCCTAAAGGAACACCAGGACCAAAACCAGATGAATTCCTACGAGCAG ATGCCTTCAAATGCCATGCCCCACAACCACATGACAGACCACATGATGCATCCGGGAATCCCCCCATCTCAACACCACATGCCCCCGAATTCAAATCGCAACGGTATGCACCCAATGGTGCCGCAAGCCAATCGGGTAAGGGGACAGATGCCCCATAACTTTGGGAGGGCGCAGTCGGCCCCAACCACTTTTCAGATGGGTCCATCACCGCGACCCCTGACCCACAACGGGCCTCCCATGTACAACAGCGGTGACCCCATGTACAACAAAGCATGTCGTCCACAACAG CCTCACGGACAGCCCCCGTTCAACGGAAGCCCCAACTTACCCAGCACCCACTTTAACAAGACTGCCGACTCACCCAATCACATGAACCTGCACAGGCAAGCATCTGGTACCCCCACCGCCCCTGGGTACAGTCCCAGACTGCCGGGAAGTGGTCCTTCTCCTATCCATCCTAACCTACCCCAGCATCAGTTTTACCCCCAAACTGGACGTCCCCCTCACCCCGAGCAAATGAACAGTTTCCCCACTTCTCAAAGTGCCAGGCCCCAATTTCCACCACATTACCCGGAG GCGACAAGATTCTCCAATTGTCAGCCCCCAATTCCGGGGAATCCGACACCCCCGCTTACACCGGGTAGTGCCCACAACGTCCCTCCTTACCCCTCCAGTATACCAAGTGTTGGCATGAACGATGGGAAAAACG GAGCGACTTGTGAGCCTTTTTTTCCACCCTACCAACCCGGATTTGGTTCCGCCCAGTCGCCCTCACAGCCACCCG GCACCGACGAAATGCGGTTGACGTTTCCGGTCCGTGATGGAATCGTTCTTGGACCCTTCCGGTTAGAACACAACCTGGCGGTAAGCACTCATGCGTTTCATCTACGGGAAAACGTCTTCAGGACTTTATCTGAGCG acCGGACTTAGATCTCCAGTTCAAGTGTTATCATcacgatgacgtcatgaaaCACACCAACTGGCCTCACTCGGTCAAG GTCAGTGTTAACGCCAACTCTCTCTCAATACCCCGTGGCATGGACCGAACCTCCCACAAACCCCTTTATTTGAAGAAAGTTTGCCAACACGGCAGGAACTCCATTGAAATCACGGTGTCCGCGTGCTGTTGC tCTCACTTTTTCGTCTTACAACTTGTCCATCGTCCCGGGATCAGATTTGTTCGGGAAGGCCTGATGTATAAGAGGAAGCTGCCAGAGATCAATTGCAAAACGAAAA TAAGCCGCCATTTTGCCAGTGGTGCAATCGCGTCCAATAACGCGCTGATCATCAATGGCTCGTCCAATGAGCAGTGTCCTACGTCAGTCAGGGTGTCATTGCGCTGTCCAATCACGTACCGGCGCATACAGATCCCAGCGCGTGGTCAGGATTGCAAACACATACAG TGTTTCGACCTTGAGTCCTACTTACAGATGAACAGCGACAATGCGACCTGGAGGTGCCCGATATGCCA caaaaatgcCCTTTTGGAAGTCCTACAAATTGACGAATTCATCCAGAACATTCTCAAGAGCTTACAGGACCGAGACTGCCACCAAGTGTGCATCGACGCCAATTGTAATTGGACGCCGTTGCCTATGACGTCACAGCATGAGCCATTATCGCGTAACTCGTACGGTCCGATTGATCACCGGGAACATAACGGTGTGATCAAAGGGGACGGTTTTAATCCGGGCAACATCAAACAAGAACCGACGGCCAACCACACCGGGTTCGGTTTTAAGCAGGAACCCCTGATCAGTGCCCTCAGTATAAAGCAGGAGCCCCACAAGCACAGGGCCGACTTTCCTATCAAACCAGACCCGGACGGACCCCCAA GTAAAAGAGCCAGGGGTAATGCTACTTCGCCAGGGTCAAGTTTTCCGGCCCCCAGTCCCGGAAATTCGATGGGTTATAATAAAATGACCCCCGACAATTCATCGG GTTTTCCACTGTCCTATGACGTCACTAGATGCCCCGGTGGGAATATGACGACATCTGTTTCCGCTGCACATCCGGGTAACGGTTTTCTCAAGGGCGGACCAGCAATGCCCTTCAGCCAAGACATGGGTGGCGGGGTCGCGATGAACGACTTGGTCCCCATCGAGAAGAGATTAAACCCGGCCATGTCCGTGGGGGCCAACGTTCCTGGTGCTAATAACCCCATGCCTGGTGCTGGAAACCCCAACATAATGATGAGCAGCAACTCACCCGGA CGGCGTTGTATGGGGAATCCCAAAACCCCACAGGGTCCGGGAACCCCAATGAGACCTCCAAGCAGCAACGTTTTGACTCCTCAGTCAATAGGGATAAGCAACAACTGTTCAACCCCGTCTTCCGGGGGCCACATCTCGGCCCCGTCGTCGAACAACCCCACGTCAACCCACGGTAGTTTAACTAACCCCGCTACCCCGGTGGTCACCTTACCCCACAGTTGTGACACCCTGGATCCGGATGGGGGCTTGAGCGCTTTGGATTCGCTCTTAAACGGCGACGATGCTAATTGTGGGGGGGATCTCGACGCGTCCACTTTAACCTTTGACACTGCTGGCGGGATGAAGACGGACAATTTAGAG ATTCCTGACAATGATCTTATGGACATGTTCCCTTTAAACGAAATAACCTCACCCGTCACTAGCGGCGCCAACCCAACCACTATGAGCAGCAGTAACACGAACGACGATGATATTCTATCCTTGTTTGACTAA